A segment of the Lycium barbarum isolate Lr01 chromosome 7, ASM1917538v2, whole genome shotgun sequence genome:
GTAATGGATTAAAGGACCTTGGACCTGCTAATGCTGGAATATCACAGTGGAAGAAGCCTATAACATTTTGTCTATTTTATCCACTTAAACACACGATTTCATCAGGAAATGACTGTATAGTGCAGGAATACAAGAGCtaggtttaccctgtgcgcacccgaagagtagcggctgcgggttcccatgtcatcgaaaaagaaaaaaaaatacactagTACGGAGAACAAATAACTAACATATCTAGAGTAATTGATGTGATGGCTTAATTCATGCTGATCTGAAATAGAAAGAAACAGACTTTCCTATTCAAAGAAAATATGGATCAAACAATAAACTCAAATAGGAAACAACATTAAAGAAGACCCCTAAAAAAatcaatatatgcatatatctgACCTGGTATTTTGACTCCTCGCCTGCGATACATCTCCCCGTGGGTGAAGAACTTAACAATTTCCTCAAGCTCCTCCCTAATTTTTCCAAGCCCAGCAACATCAGTGAACTTAACATCGACACCTCTCTCTAAATACTGGGGAAGTTTCTTATTACGTGCTCTTCGAACACGAGCACCTGACTTCATGAATTGCATAGCCATCTTCATATAAGGATTATCCTCCCCTTTTTTTCCTTCCTCTTCGTCATCATCAATACCCTCAATCCCTTCCATTTCCCTCTCCAATTCCCTCATCTTCTTTTTCTCCTCAGCATCTGCTTTCTCTATCTTCAACCTATCGTCATAATCCTTTTTCTGCCTCCTATAGCTAAATACAACAGTTCTATAAAATATGTAAAAGAATACCAATCCAAGAGCAGTGGAAACATTCGTATCACTAGCTAAACCTTCCCACATTCTTGCCATATCCTGAGAACTTTTACTCGCTTGACGCAACGACTCCTCATACCTCATTCTCTTCAactctctcttctttttcctctctTCCATTTTCTTCTGCGTTTTTATCGCCTTCTCCATCCTCTCCCTCTCGTTCCGCATCTTCGTCAACTCCTGGTTTCGCCTCTTCTTCAATTCTTCTCTCACCCTCTTCAACTCCAACGCCTTTTTCGACTGTGGCTTGGGCTTCCCAAAAGTAAACAACCAACCTTGAATATTCAACAAGAACCCCAAATAAGGCGATGGAATCTCGGGTTTTTTCAATGGTGGAGTATAAGCATTCATACAAAGTCCATCAACTTTTAACTCATCCCATTCAGACCAAAATCTTGGATCACTTTCAACAGAAGGTAACACAATTCTAACAACCTTAGAATCCTCTAAAACAGCTAAAACTACCTCGGGACGTTGTTTTAAACCTACATTAGGTGGTTTAATTATATGCTTAAGTTTCCCTTCTCTTTTCAAATCCAATATTTCTGTATAAGGTAACCTATTACTCACAGTTGGTAAACCTTGTGACCATTTTTTCAACTCTTGTGGTGTTAAAGCTTCACTTTTTTTCCTCTTTTCGGATACTTTTGCTGCATTTGCAGGTCTTGCAACAAGTGAAGTTGATATTACAGTAAGTGTAACAGAAATATTAAGTAAACCCAATTGATTAAACTTAGTTTTCTTGTCTTGTTCATTTCTTGATCTTTCAGAATTACAAGAAATGATTACTGGAATTCTGTTTTTGGGATAATGGGGTTTGTTAATTTGGGAAAAAGAAGGCAAAAATGGAGAATTGAGAATGCAATTACAGGCCATGAGATTGAAAAAGAGAATTTAAATAAAGGGTTTACGATAATTACATTGTAGAGGTCTTCAAGAATTTGAATTTCGAATTGAGACTTCTCTTAGGCATTTTATCAAACAGCTTCAGGGTGAGAATTATCCAGAAACATACACCAATATCACCGATGAATGTCTGCAATAAACGTAATA
Coding sequences within it:
- the LOC132603698 gene encoding probable inactive ATP-dependent zinc metalloprotease FTSHI 2, chloroplastic isoform X2 encodes the protein MACNCILNSPFLPSFSQINKPHYPKNRIPVIISCNSERSRNEQDKKTKFNQLGLLNISVTLTVISTSLVARPANAAKVSEKRKKSEALTPQELKKWSQGLPTVSNRLPYTEILDLKREGKLKHIIKPPNVGLKQRPEVVLAVLEDSKVVRIVLPSVESDPRFWSEWDELKVDGLCMNAYTPPLKKPEIPSPYLGFLLNIQGWLFTFGKPKPQSKKALELKRVREELKKRRNQELTKMRNERERMEKAIKTQKKMEERKKKRELKRMRYEESLRQASKSSQDMARMWEGLASDTNVSTALGLVFFYIFYRTVVFSYRRQKKDYDDRLKIEKADAEEKKKMRELEREMEGIEGIDDDEEEGKKGEDNPYMKMAMQFMKSGARVRRARNKKLPQYLERGVDVKFTDVAGLGKIREELEEIVKFFTHGEMYRRRGVKIPGGILLCGPPGVGKTLLAKAVAGEAGVNFFSISASQFVEIYVGVGASRVRALYQEARENAPSVVFIDELDAVGRERGLIKGSGGQERDATLNQLLVCLDGFEGKGEVITIASTNRPDILDPALVRPGRFDRKIYIPKPGLIGRIEILKVHARKKPMAPDVDYMAVASMTDGMVGAELANIVEVAAINMMRDSRVEITTDDLIQAAQIEERGMLDRKERSPEMWKQVAINEAAMAVVAVNFPDLRNIEFLTIAPRAGRELGYVRMKMDHVKFSEGMLSRQSLLDHITVQLAPRAADELWYGEHQDIDTEALRILHMCYDRAKEILHQNRKLMDAVVDILVEKKSLTKDGFFKLVDLHGSIQPMPPSVVDLRSAKRLEFQNTLTNQKEVVSQ
- the LOC132603698 gene encoding probable inactive ATP-dependent zinc metalloprotease FTSHI 2, chloroplastic isoform X1, whose amino-acid sequence is MACNCILNSPFLPSFSQINKPHYPKNRIPVIISCNSERSRNEQDKKTKFNQLGLLNISVTLTVISTSLVARPANAAKVSEKRKKSEALTPQELKKWSQGLPTVSNRLPYTEILDLKREGKLKHIIKPPNVGLKQRPEVVLAVLEDSKVVRIVLPSVESDPRFWSEWDELKVDGLCMNAYTPPLKKPEIPSPYLGFLLNIQGWLFTFGKPKPQSKKALELKRVREELKKRRNQELTKMRNERERMEKAIKTQKKMEERKKKRELKRMRYEESLRQASKSSQDMARMWEGLASDTNVSTALGLVFFYIFYRTVVFSYRRQKKDYDDRLKIEKADAEEKKKMRELEREMEGIEGIDDDEEEGKKGEDNPYMKMAMQFMKSGARVRRARNKKLPQYLERGVDVKFTDVAGLGKIREELEEIVKFFTHGEMYRRRGVKIPGGILLCGPPGVGKTLLAKAVAGEAGVNFFSISASQFVEIYVGVGASRVRALYQEARENAPSVVFIDELDAVGRERGLIKGSGGQERDATLNQLLVCLDGFEGKGEVITIASTNRPDILDPALVRPGRFDRKIYIPKPGLIGRIEILKVHARKKPMAPDVDYMAVASMTDGMVGAELANIVEVAAINMMRDSRVEITTDDLIQAAQIEERGMLDRKERSPEMWKQVAINEAAMAVVAVNFPDLRNIEFLTIAPRAGRELGYVRMKMDHVKFSEGMLSRQSLLDHITVQLAPRAADELWYGEHQFSTIWAETADNARSAARTFVLGGLSDKHYGLSEFWVADRINDIDTEALRILHMCYDRAKEILHQNRKLMDAVVDILVEKKSLTKDGFFKLVDLHGSIQPMPPSVVDLRSAKRLEFQNTLTNQKEVVSQ